A window of Macrotis lagotis isolate mMagLag1 chromosome X, bilby.v1.9.chrom.fasta, whole genome shotgun sequence contains these coding sequences:
- the ESCO1 gene encoding N-acetyltransferase ESCO1 isoform X3 yields the protein MAAQKRKSTIVEHSAKRRKLDNDNKLTNLANKERNFETRHVSNKSKSNNCKVQKKNSPKTFVKADRSLNNKTTNNFTRSSSQTQLVEKSQSKPELSRTTHKTLPLTQSALKSPNRKNSSQTSPKSSKVKHKNPSGSNNTISNNAPEKAEKSNLGETKIYFDSECQPQLKIDFKNSSGIQSIKNTRHSVLDPARTFKTTQRSPESEMKATRGKSKENNSATSTKIVTNNNKKTQEVKNSQRNLTKSACKELEKLLNKSSSDCNTNETEQGTHMTTRSTKAFFDEKKSNCIHKTQVTMKKHSPEPRQNRKPQKKTEISKSKCGIQLNEQLNRRSQRLQQLVDVSTKSLRNREIKSQVLEVKQTLSSNRAESCSKIKIKPSQTKIVQKNLKRKLTSSDSKEDGLTASKVSNSPKKKKCKVNNKLDGACGPQHKQGSEKCHQHEIKKEDKNSVPVISSQDKKAKMATSLISKRNKEINKELVHTKPKSRTKSKNSQPTVPEENTDKHSEEIVKTKRVSILELCEEIAGEIESDTVEVKRETSFTEGGKEDESSTKLELTEVETQTDIQKESNENVQCKRFFPSRKANPVKCVLNGLNRLANKKSKWTKIKLGKANHLQQNSLGSPIAPKMDLLKNKLKSPQASIHLTTLEMHHPKSQSQLLIPKPCDNKDLACQEEKQKEISLQEVKSNGKTTEKNRAMERATENGQLDIQIKFPPKPSLDNQMKHSLEPTLDESFSLYLESSPENTPMKNAAAVPSLLNQAKNDTGENKSPEITPKQLISTFNNQLSKTSDNRVSLLNQSSSTKCNSPLEIKISKDLKLKEAEKDGDKQLIIDAGQKRFGAVSCNICGMLYTASNPEDETQHLLFHNQFISAVKYVDLWFGLTCHFLNFGHLKTDHL from the exons ATGGCAGCACAGAAAAGGAAATCTACAATAGTAGAACATTCTGCTAAACGGAGGAaactagataatgacaacaaacTGACAAATTTAGCAAACAAAGAGAGAAATTTCGAAACACGACATGTGtcaaataaatcaaaatcaaataacTGTAAAGTACAGAAGAAAAATTCTCCCAAAACCTTTGTCAAAGCTGACAGGTCACTGAACAATAAAACCACCAATAATTTTACTAGGTCTTCTTCCCAAACTCAGTTAGTTGAAAAGTCACAATCCAAACCTGAATTAAGTAGAACCACCCATAAAACTTTGCCATTAACTCAATCAGCACTGAAATCtccaaatagaaaaaattcttcTCAGACTTCCCCCAAATCCTCCAAAGTAAAACATAAGAATCCTTCAGGGTCCAATAATACGATTTCTAACAATGCCCCAGAAAAGGCAGAGAAGTCTAATTTGGGtgaaactaaaatttattttgacaGTGAATGTCAACCTCAGTTGAAAATAGATTTTAAGAATAGTTCTGGAATCCAGAGCATCAAAAATACAAGGCATTCAGTATTAGATCCTGCAAGGACATTTAAAACTACTCAAAGGAGTCCAGAGTCAGAAATGAAAGCTACAAggggaaaatcaaaagaaaataattctgctACATCAACTAAAATTGTAACAAATAACAATAAGAAAACCCAAGAAGTTAAAAATTCTCAGAGGAATCTAACAAAATCAGCTTgcaaggaattagaaaaattGTTGAATAAATCTTCAAGTGATTGTAACACAAATGAAACTGAACAAGGAACACACATGACCACTAGGTCAACAAAAGCCttctttgatgaaaaaaaatctaactgcATTCACAAAACCCAGGTGACTATGAAGAAACATTCACCAGAACCTAGACAAAATAGGAAAcctcagaaaaaaacagaaatttctaAATCAAAATGTGGCATTCAGTTGAATGAACAGCTTAATAGGAGATCACAAAGACTACAACAGTTAGTAGATGTTTCTACAAAGTCCTTGCGTAAcagagaaattaaaagtcaagttCTAGAAGTAAAGCAAACTCTATCTTCTAACAGAGCAGAGTCCTGtagcaaaattaaaattaaaccaaGTCAAACTAAAATTGTGCAGAAAAATTTAAAACGAAAACTCACAAGCTCTGACTCTAAAGAAGATGGACTCACAGCAAGTAAAGTATcaaattcaccaaaaaaaaagaaatgcaaggtaAATAATAAATTAGATGGTGCCTGTGGTCCTCAGCACAAACAAGGATCTGAAAAATGTCATcagcatgaaattaaaaaagaagataaaaactcTGTGCCTGTCATCTCCTCCcaagacaaaaaagcaaaaatggccacttctctgatttcaaaaaggaataaggaaattaACAAGGAGTTAGTTCATACTAAACCAAAAAgcagaacaaaatcaaaaaattcacAACCAACAGTACCTGAAGAAAACACAGATAAACATTCAGAGGAAATTGTAAAGACAAAACGTGTAAGCATCCTTGAACTGTGTGAAGAAATTGCAGGTGAGATTGAGTCAGATACAGTTGAAGTGAAGAGAGAAACTTCATTTACTGAAGGTGGAAAAGAGGATGAGAGTTCAACAAAGTTGGAGCTGACAGAAGTTGAAACACAGACGGATATTCAAAAGGAATCAAATGAAAATGTTCAGTGCAAACGTTTTTTCCCCAGTAGAAAAGCCAATCCTGTAAAATGCGTATTAAATGGATTAAATAGACTAGCTAACAAGAAATCCAAATGGACCAAGATTAAACTAGGAAAAGCTAACCATTTACAACAAAATAGTTTAGGTTCCCCAATTGCTCCTAAAATGGacctattaaaaaataaacttaaatctCCACAAGCCTCAATTCATCTGACAACTTTGGAAATGCATCATCCAAAAAGTCAAAGCCAATTGCTAATTCCGAAACCATGTGATAACAAAGATTTAGCATgccaggaagaaaaacaaaaagagatttCTTTACAGGAAGTCAAAAGTAATGGTAAAACAactgaaaagaacagagctatggaaagggctACTGAAAATGGTCAGCTGgatattcaaattaaatttcctCCCAAACCATCACTGGATAATCAGATGAAACATTCTCTTGAACCAACACTTGATGAG AGTTTCAGCTTATATTTGGAATCTAGCCCAGAAAATACTCCAATGAAAAATGCTGCAGCAGTGCCATCTCTTCTTAATCAAGCCAAAAATGATACAGGAGAAAATAAGTCTCCAG AAATAACTCCTAAGCAGCTGATAAGTACTTTTAATAACCAGCTATCGAAGACCAGTGATAACAG ggTGAGTTTGCTAAACCAGTCATCATCCACAAAGTGCAATTCCCCTTTGGAAATAAAGATTTCAAAAGATTTGAAACTAAAAGAAGCAGAGAAGGATGGTGATAAACAGTTGATTATa GATGCAGGACAAAAAAGATTTGGAGCAGTTTCCTGTAATATTTGTGGAATGCTTTACACAGCTTCAAATCCAGAAGATGAGACACAACATTTACTATTCCACAACCAGTTTATTAGTGCTGTAAAATATGTG GATCTTTGGTTTGGTCTAACATGTCACTTCTTAAATTTTGGTCATTTGAAGACTGATCACTTATGA
- the ESCO1 gene encoding N-acetyltransferase ESCO1 isoform X2, with protein sequence MAAQKRKSTIVEHSAKRRKLDNDNKLTNLANKERNFETRHVSNKSKSNNCKVQKKNSPKTFVKADRSLNNKTTNNFTRSSSQTQLVEKSQSKPELSRTTHKTLPLTQSALKSPNRKNSSQTSPKSSKVKHKNPSGSNNTISNNAPEKAEKSNLGETKIYFDSECQPQLKIDFKNSSGIQSIKNTRHSVLDPARTFKTTQRSPESEMKATRGKSKENNSATSTKIVTNNNKKTQEVKNSQRNLTKSACKELEKLLNKSSSDCNTNETEQGTHMTTRSTKAFFDEKKSNCIHKTQVTMKKHSPEPRQNRKPQKKTEISKSKCGIQLNEQLNRRSQRLQQLVDVSTKSLRNREIKSQVLEVKQTLSSNRAESCSKIKIKPSQTKIVQKNLKRKLTSSDSKEDGLTASKVSNSPKKKKCKVNNKLDGACGPQHKQGSEKCHQHEIKKEDKNSVPVISSQDKKAKMATSLISKRNKEINKELVHTKPKSRTKSKNSQPTVPEENTDKHSEEIVKTKRVSILELCEEIAGEIESDTVEVKRETSFTEGGKEDESSTKLELTEVETQTDIQKESNENVQCKRFFPSRKANPVKCVLNGLNRLANKKSKWTKIKLGKANHLQQNSLGSPIAPKMDLLKNKLKSPQASIHLTTLEMHHPKSQSQLLIPKPCDNKDLACQEEKQKEISLQEVKSNGKTTEKNRAMERATENGQLDIQIKFPPKPSLDNQMKHSLEPTLDESFSLYLESSPENTPMKNAAAVPSLLNQAKNDTGENKSPEITPKQLISTFNNQLSKTSDNRVSLLNQSSSTKCNSPLEIKISKDLKLKEAEKDGDKQLIIDAGQKRFGAVSCNICGMLYTASNPEDETQHLLFHNQFISAVKYVVLLIYHHECGSEEELITSIFLSMFNFRYTQRSLLPH encoded by the exons ATGGCAGCACAGAAAAGGAAATCTACAATAGTAGAACATTCTGCTAAACGGAGGAaactagataatgacaacaaacTGACAAATTTAGCAAACAAAGAGAGAAATTTCGAAACACGACATGTGtcaaataaatcaaaatcaaataacTGTAAAGTACAGAAGAAAAATTCTCCCAAAACCTTTGTCAAAGCTGACAGGTCACTGAACAATAAAACCACCAATAATTTTACTAGGTCTTCTTCCCAAACTCAGTTAGTTGAAAAGTCACAATCCAAACCTGAATTAAGTAGAACCACCCATAAAACTTTGCCATTAACTCAATCAGCACTGAAATCtccaaatagaaaaaattcttcTCAGACTTCCCCCAAATCCTCCAAAGTAAAACATAAGAATCCTTCAGGGTCCAATAATACGATTTCTAACAATGCCCCAGAAAAGGCAGAGAAGTCTAATTTGGGtgaaactaaaatttattttgacaGTGAATGTCAACCTCAGTTGAAAATAGATTTTAAGAATAGTTCTGGAATCCAGAGCATCAAAAATACAAGGCATTCAGTATTAGATCCTGCAAGGACATTTAAAACTACTCAAAGGAGTCCAGAGTCAGAAATGAAAGCTACAAggggaaaatcaaaagaaaataattctgctACATCAACTAAAATTGTAACAAATAACAATAAGAAAACCCAAGAAGTTAAAAATTCTCAGAGGAATCTAACAAAATCAGCTTgcaaggaattagaaaaattGTTGAATAAATCTTCAAGTGATTGTAACACAAATGAAACTGAACAAGGAACACACATGACCACTAGGTCAACAAAAGCCttctttgatgaaaaaaaatctaactgcATTCACAAAACCCAGGTGACTATGAAGAAACATTCACCAGAACCTAGACAAAATAGGAAAcctcagaaaaaaacagaaatttctaAATCAAAATGTGGCATTCAGTTGAATGAACAGCTTAATAGGAGATCACAAAGACTACAACAGTTAGTAGATGTTTCTACAAAGTCCTTGCGTAAcagagaaattaaaagtcaagttCTAGAAGTAAAGCAAACTCTATCTTCTAACAGAGCAGAGTCCTGtagcaaaattaaaattaaaccaaGTCAAACTAAAATTGTGCAGAAAAATTTAAAACGAAAACTCACAAGCTCTGACTCTAAAGAAGATGGACTCACAGCAAGTAAAGTATcaaattcaccaaaaaaaaagaaatgcaaggtaAATAATAAATTAGATGGTGCCTGTGGTCCTCAGCACAAACAAGGATCTGAAAAATGTCATcagcatgaaattaaaaaagaagataaaaactcTGTGCCTGTCATCTCCTCCcaagacaaaaaagcaaaaatggccacttctctgatttcaaaaaggaataaggaaattaACAAGGAGTTAGTTCATACTAAACCAAAAAgcagaacaaaatcaaaaaattcacAACCAACAGTACCTGAAGAAAACACAGATAAACATTCAGAGGAAATTGTAAAGACAAAACGTGTAAGCATCCTTGAACTGTGTGAAGAAATTGCAGGTGAGATTGAGTCAGATACAGTTGAAGTGAAGAGAGAAACTTCATTTACTGAAGGTGGAAAAGAGGATGAGAGTTCAACAAAGTTGGAGCTGACAGAAGTTGAAACACAGACGGATATTCAAAAGGAATCAAATGAAAATGTTCAGTGCAAACGTTTTTTCCCCAGTAGAAAAGCCAATCCTGTAAAATGCGTATTAAATGGATTAAATAGACTAGCTAACAAGAAATCCAAATGGACCAAGATTAAACTAGGAAAAGCTAACCATTTACAACAAAATAGTTTAGGTTCCCCAATTGCTCCTAAAATGGacctattaaaaaataaacttaaatctCCACAAGCCTCAATTCATCTGACAACTTTGGAAATGCATCATCCAAAAAGTCAAAGCCAATTGCTAATTCCGAAACCATGTGATAACAAAGATTTAGCATgccaggaagaaaaacaaaaagagatttCTTTACAGGAAGTCAAAAGTAATGGTAAAACAactgaaaagaacagagctatggaaagggctACTGAAAATGGTCAGCTGgatattcaaattaaatttcctCCCAAACCATCACTGGATAATCAGATGAAACATTCTCTTGAACCAACACTTGATGAG AGTTTCAGCTTATATTTGGAATCTAGCCCAGAAAATACTCCAATGAAAAATGCTGCAGCAGTGCCATCTCTTCTTAATCAAGCCAAAAATGATACAGGAGAAAATAAGTCTCCAG AAATAACTCCTAAGCAGCTGATAAGTACTTTTAATAACCAGCTATCGAAGACCAGTGATAACAG ggTGAGTTTGCTAAACCAGTCATCATCCACAAAGTGCAATTCCCCTTTGGAAATAAAGATTTCAAAAGATTTGAAACTAAAAGAAGCAGAGAAGGATGGTGATAAACAGTTGATTATa GATGCAGGACAAAAAAGATTTGGAGCAGTTTCCTGTAATATTTGTGGAATGCTTTACACAGCTTCAAATCCAGAAGATGAGACACAACATTTACTATTCCACAACCAGTTTATTAGTGCTGTAAAATATGTG GTTCTGCTCATTTATCACCACGAGTGTGGATCTGAAGAAGAATTAATTACCTCTATTTTTTTGAGTATGTTTAACTTCAGATACACACAACGTAGCCTCCTTCCCCATTAG